gtacaaaaaaaaaaggatggtcacAAGTGCCGTTCGTTGTAAGTCAAAAATGgcttaagtcggggactacctgtactaagTTTCTGAGGAAAGTTGAGTTTTAGTTAATGCTCTGGCTCTAAAGTAAAAGGCACATGtatttgattcttttaaattctctatgaaTTTCCCCTTGGAAAAGAGTTTGTGTGGAGATAAAAGTCATGTTGGCTATCTTTTATTGAGGACATAATTAGTGTAAGTAATTTAATTAAGCATTGTACATGCactacctcatttaattcttacaacaacctGTAAGAGAGTTACCCATTTTAAATACACTAACCTGAGACACATAGGGTCTAAGAAAGGTGCCTAACTTCACAGAACTCGCAGTTGCTCAAATACAGGCTGGAAGTGAGCTGTCTGATTTATAACCTCACACTTAACCTCCACTGCTGCCTCTTGCTCAAGCCATAGATGGACTGGAAGCTCCAGATAGGGTTATTCATGTGATAGAAACTACAAAGAGGGCAGAAATTCCTATTTCACACAGATCAACATTggtatgtatttatttgtttatttctgtgcataattattaaaaatatacacactTAGTGCTTACATTTTGCAATGAGAATGTATTTGGTATCACTACAGAGCCTGGGACTATACCCACAGAGGATGACTACAACCAATATTTTGActtaatttcatgtaatttttggTTACATGAAAGATAATTATTCAGCCTAGCCTACAGGTTTGAGGTAAGACATTTAAGATTCAgggatagaattcttgccttccacgtgggagacccagatTTGGTTTCCAGCCAACACACCCACCCACAACCACAATGcacctgtcagtgaaggctttcctgttgctgtgatgttgaacagattccagcagagcttccagactaagatgcactaggaagaaaggcctggcaatccacttctgaaaaatcagccaaataaatcctatggatcacaacagtctgatcaaccaccgattatggggatggcacaggactgggcaacatttactTTCATCGTGTATGGGGTAGCCATGTGTTGAGTGACTTCACGGCATCTAACAGTAACAATGTGTTTGAGAGttcattctttatttattttgtttgttatatTCAAAAAGTTTTGTTTATAAGATAATAGTTGGGACAAAAAACTGGGAAGTCCAAAATAACTGTGGGGAGTTTACTTTCATAACCAGAATTCTGGATCCAGGCCTCCTACTTTTGAGACCAGGGAAACATAAATTCATCTAGTTCTCCAGTCCCTCATCtgcaaatctgaaaaaaaaacaaagtttaccTCATTTAATTATTGTGACATTGCACGAGacaatgtatatatatgcataaatcaaaaaaaccaaacccactgccgtcgagtcgattccaactcatagtgaccctataggacagagtagaactgccccatagagcttccaaggagcgcctggcagatttgaactgccgacctcttggatagcagccgtagcacttaaccaccacaccaccagggtttcctgtacatgtgtatgtatgtgtatatatatgtatgtatattatacgtatgtgtatatatgtgtgtgtgtgtgtgtatatatatatatatatatatatatatatatatatatatatatacaccctggtggcacagtggttatgaacttagctgccaaccaaaaggtcaccagttgaaatccatcagctgttcctcggaaattctatggggcagttcatctcAGTCCAATAAGATCTCTATAAGTCACAAATAACTGAACagcacaggtttggtttggttttatatatatataaactgcaTATATGTGATGTAATAAAACGTGGCATTAATTACCAATATATTAAactgaatatatatttatatatatatatatcactcaaaatatatatatttgagtgAATAAAGCATGAAAAAGAGTGATATGTTCATTTTCATAGCATATTTAtatcaattttgaaaaattaaacatTCACATACTTTAATGATATGAAGGTCATTGGTGGTATAAATTGGACACCAAAAAGTTGTaatatatattaaatgtatgAAGACCATTCACAAAATTTGCACTGTTTTCCATTTAATTTACAGAGAAACCAAAAAGAAGATTTGCTACACTATAGATTACGAATTAAGCCTAAATGTAATACCCTTGGTAATCCTGAAATGATCGCACTCTTTGACAATTTGAATTTATAAGCCAAAGACACAGCTCGCCTAAGTATAACAGATAAAGTCATTTGCATGTGCATCCATTTCTACTACCAAATATACTTAGAtgtaaaagaaacagaaagtatAGGTTTCAGTGAAAAGAGAAGCTATTGCTGAAAGTAAACGAGCATATTTTACTTGCAGGAGATGCTGGACCTCAGGCTCATTTTGTGAGAACAAGATCATTTGGATAAGTCATAATTAATGGGTTGGTTTTTGTCTTCTACCTTTAAAAATAGAAGATGATTGATGACCAAACTGATGTGAAAGTctgcaagtaataaaaattatttatgttcatttataaaattattaactttttttggaatgggtataTTCAATTAAATTCACCAGCGTTGTTTGAAGACATAACACATACCAAGTCTAAATGTTGAGGGAGTTCAAAACTTAATGAGACATAGACACTGCGACCTGGAATACAAGTCCTGATAATATGAATTATATGGTGACAGAGGCAGTAGTTATCTGTGGTGGCTGAAAGTCTAGCGTGTTTAGTGCACAGGCTGCATCTAAGTGTGGAATAGAAAATTTTAACTTCTCCCCCCACAGCAAACTTAGTTTTATTGGTTGTACATCTTTCTGTaacttttgaaattttaatatgTCTCTATATTGAAGAAAACCATGTGAGAAAACACTTAGAAAATATCTGAAACACATGCAAAAGTGATAATTATGAGACACAGCATCTCAATATGGACTAAAGTGAATAAACCTGAATCTCCAAATGCGTGAAGAACTGGGACTGCATAAGTAGTATTTCTTAACATCCTGGATAAATTATTGGTGTCAGATgacaaattattataaaataatacaggTAAAATGTATACTACTGTGTATGCATGTTATCCAATTTAGTGTGAACCAAACATAGTGTGTATGCTAACAGGAGAGATGAATTGGAGGATGCTATGGCAAAAAATTTGTTTATAAGTGAAAGATTAATAATTAGCCCATCATGTCTGAGATTACCCAAGTCATTTagccaaagttttttttaaagaatatatccAAGCTTCCTTTTAAGCAAatctaatttcttcatctttcttacATCTTTCAGGCACCGGTAGAGCCATGGAGAACGCAAATGACACCACAGGGGTAAACTTCATTCTTTTAGGGCTCTTTAGTGACACACAGATCCACCTCTTCCTCTTTGCCATGGTGCTCATTATCTTCATCACCTCACTGATGGGCAATGCCCTTATGATCATCCTCATCCATGTGGACCCTCgactccacacacccatgtacttccTGCTTAGTCAACTTTCCCTCACGGACATGATGCTGGTCTCCACCATTGTTCCCAAAATGGCAGCCAACTACCTGACAGGCACTAGGTCCATCTCTCCCACTGGCTGTGGAGCCCAGATCTTCCTGTTTCTCACTCTGGGAGGGGGTGAGTGCTTCCTCTTAGCGgccatgtcctatgaccgctatgtggccatatgTCACCCATTGTGCTATTCCATTCTCATGAGTCAGAGGCTCTGCTTGCTCATGACGGCAGGTTCCTGGCTCCTGGGAGGGGTTGATGGGCTGATGCAAGCTGGTGCCACTTTGAGCTTCCCTTACTGTCACTCACGGGAAATCAATCACTTCTTTTGTGAGGCACCATCGCTGGTACGCCTTGCCTGTGCTGACACCACGATTTTTGAGTTTTTCATGTATGTCTGCTGCATTCTGATGCTCTTGATCCCTTTGTCTCTCATTTTGGCCTCATACAGCCTTATCCTGGCTGCAGTGCTTCGCATGCAGTCAGCTGCAGCCCAGAAGAAAGCCTTCACGACTTGCTCCTCTCACCTGGCAGTTGTGGGACTCTTCTATGGCACCCTCATGTTCATCTACATGAGGCCCAAATCTTACCGTTCAGTTGGCCATGATAAGGTGGTCTCAGCTTTTTATACCATCTTCACACCTGTCTTGAACCCGCTTATATACAGCGTGAGGAATAAAGAGGTCAAGGGGGCCTTGAGGAGGTGGCTGGAAAAACATTTTATGCGATATTGATATTGAGCATAATTTGCCAAAATGGCAACATCCTAACTGGATAGAGGTTACAGTTCCAAAATATCATTTTGTTATGTTATTCATCCCGTTTAAATGCTTCTTTTGTGTTGTTTCAAGTTATTTTGGCCTTCATTTGCCAATCTGGCTGCATTGTTTCTATAaggttatttttatatttggtCCTGCTGCCATGGCTTGCAGTGGCATTTTTCCTCTGAAATTAGGGCCTGGGCAATAAGTACAAGTGCTTGAGTTATTGACTAGTACATGATACATGGTTTACTATAAAACAACcataaaatttgtattttttgacTAATGATGGAAATCGTTAATTTTGATGGAGACATGTTACTCAATAAATGCATAAAACCTTTGAAAAAAACTGATGTAGATCTTAAATCACACAATGAAGATgaaataaatttcaaataaaataaagaaccaaAGTGAACCTCAAATGtaaaatatgtaagaaaatatCAAGAAATACTTGCAAAATGTTGCTATGGGAAGATTTGCTGAACCTATGtgtgatttggaaaccctggtggtgtagtggttaagaggtacagctgtttaccaaaaggttggcagttcgaatccaccaggcgctccttggaaactatggggcagttctactctgtcctatagggtcactatgagtcggcatcgactcgaaagcagtagttttttttttgtttttttgtttttttttaatgtgtgattTAAAAATTCACAGACCTAGCTAAGGAAACTTCCAGGCAGAATATTAAAAATGCTAACTGGCTTTTCATGACCTATGTTAAAATGTAAAAGTAGAGAGATGagctaaagataaaaaaatattgtATACAAAGGAGCCAGTACAcagtggattaaaaaataaagctatttCTCTCAGCAAAGAAGTCTCAAATTAAGAAAGGGCCTCAGGCCAGAGACCCCATACAAGTTGTGACTCTAAAATCGCTTGTTAAGTCTTCAGAACCATTTAAGACAGTACCTTAAATAAACATTCAAACAGACAAAACACCTTTTATGATTCCTGAAAGTCTTGCACATTCTcttcagttaaaaataaatagaacttCTAAAAAGTTTTTAGGGCACTGTAGTGCAGCTGTGTCATAGGGAGCCCAAGTTTGGAAAGGACCTCTGAAGGGTGGTAATTGAGACTTTTGTCTAATGGAGTAAATCCCAGAAAGATTCATGGAAAACTTACAATATCTGCAAGCAAGTTTTTCCGGCAGAAGTATCACTAGTTTGGTCTAAGGAGTAAACTGATCGAGATGACTActccgttgttttttttttttttttttttttaaatggtagagTAAGGGTGACTCAGAAAGCAGAGGCAAATATCCTGGAAAACAATTCCCAGAGAATCACATTGAATCTTAAATAAAGAACTGGCAACAATTTCTACCAGAATTTCAGAATTGCCGGGGGCCAGTGACTATTTGCTGCCTCATTCCCTATGTTAAACAGAAGTGTCTTAAGAGTAATTGTATCAGTGAGATTATATAATCCCCATGCTGTGACAagcagagaaactgaggctcctaGCGCGCATCCCCAGCTGAGCAcccagccaaaaaccaaactcaatttTTTCAGTCATGAGTGGCACGTCATGAAAGTGTATCTTCCAGCTCCCGGGTGAGCCACTTCCACTGATGACGCATGGAGCAAAGATTAGCGGCCCCTGATGAAACCTACTGTAATCACAAATTCAAAAgtaattcaaaataaataattgttttaaaCAGCTATATTttttggagatatatatatatttgtgtgtatgtatatatactgcAATAGTTCGTAGAGGAACATATGTGTTACCCAAAACTCATAATAAAGATATCAACTACATTTGAATAACGTGGATTATAATTCTTTTGCCCTACCTCATATAATCTGGAACCATTGTTCTGAAAAAGAATACTATTATCTGTTCAGAAGTATTTTACATTAGAGATGTCTTACCACTTTAGCTTTGCTTAAAGTTTTAAGATGTTCTAgaagtaaaaattcaaaaatCAATGTGGTTGAGGAAAAACCACTCAGATTTTGCTATAAGAAGGCAAGGAATTACCATTTGGGATCAGTCACCTAAGAACATGTACCTCGGGTAAGTTAGCTTCTCTCAGGCACAGCTATTCTGTCTATAAAAATggcattctaaaattaaaaaaataataataagattaAATTTAAGTTGGTAATGTGAAAATAATATGAGATAGACTTCAATGCCTGGAAGTGTGGCAGACTAGGTGTCATAACCAATGCACAGAGCCAGTTGAATAGATAGCCTTAGAAATAGATTATAGATATGCAAATCTAAGATTTTATTTCATCCATTTAAAGAACTGCATAAATACACCAGAGACATATACAGGCAAATGAAAAcagttacttagaaaaataaggcatAAGGAAGTAGTTCCTTTATCAGAATATTagtcaaaggaaattaaaaaaaaaaaatgccgtatCAATTTTCATGGCTCTGTGTGTCATGGAGAAAAAGAGATTAGCTACAATACCACCTAAAGGTGAGAATTCAGAAGAACTCTGAATAAAGCAGGGAAGGTAAGGACTATACACTCCTGTTCGAGTTAACTAGAAATGAACTTCCACCCTCCTCCAGCAGGCCCAGGAACTCTGCAGAAAATTGTCTTTCTCAATGAATGGCACCAAGTAGGGTGGCTGAGAACTCAATCAAGAATTTGTAGGTCACATAAAAAGTCCATCCTTGTCTGCTGGAGAGACAGTTCCCAGGCAGCAGCATTGAGGCACTAGACATGGGAGTGAAGAAGTCTTCTTAGACATCCAGTCCAATAGAATTTCAGATCTCTCTAGctagtatctgattgcagcttCAAGAGAGACTTCCCAATGGAGAACAAACCCACTCTCCCCAGTCAACCCAGAATCCGTGGGAGATAATAACTCATTGTTTTAAACTACTGAATTTGTGGTGGTTTGTTAGACAGCAATAGCTGTGAGGATGATATTAGttaatatatatatctttttattgTGTGAGTAGATGATGAAGTTGTAATAAAATTAGTTTCTGATAAATATATGGTACAGCGTCTTAGATCATCACTAAAACATGAAGAAGCAAAGTGCATACTGTCTTAAATGACACAAAGAAGTTCTGAAGTGTGAAAAATAATCAACCCAAAGAAGACAAGAGTGAAGTGAAGAGGGACCTGGAGAAGATAACTAAAAAtcactaaataaaataatacaaagatttttaaaataaaaacactaataaGCATAAATACATGAATTTTTTCAGCAAATGTAAATAGGCTAAATGTTCCAAGCAAAGAAtctagactggagaaaacctttgttttaatattttaagctgttgttgttaggttcctttATCTAGGTTTCTactcaaaatgaaacactgccccatctggctccagcctcacaatcattgccatgtttgagcccattgttgcagtcactgtgtcaatccattttttgagggttttcctcatttttgctgaccctctactttatcaagcatggtgtcctccagcgactgatccctccttataacacgcccaaagtacttgagaagtctctccatccttgcttctgaggagcattctggctctacttcttccaacacagattcgatcattcttttggctgtccatgttatattcaatattctccaccaacaccgtgattcttctttggtcttcctaactCATTGCTCATAGTTCCCATGCagaagaggcaactgaaaatacaatggcttgggtcaggtgcaacttagtcctcaaagtggcatctttgctttttaacactttaaagaggtcttttgcagatttgccaaatgcaatgagtactttgattttttgactgctgcttccattagaGTAGATTGTAGattcaaataaaaagaaatccttgacaatgttttTTTGATAAtgttagtattttctccatttatcatgatgttgctaattggtccagttgtgaggatttttgttttcttcattttgaggtgtaattcatactgaaggctgtggtctttgatcttcagcagcaagtgcttcaagtccacttcactctCAACAAgaaaggttctgtcatctgcatatcgcaggttgttaatgagttttttttctaatcctgatgttgtgttcttcatatagtccatcttttcagattatttgctcagcatacagattgaataagtatggataaaggatacaatcctgatcgCACATTTTGTGATTTCAAACAAAGCAGTATCCTTTGGTCATGTTCATattattgcctcttggtctaagaacagatttcacatgagcacaattacatacatatatacatacccagtgctgtcgagtcgattccgacttatagcgaccctataggacagagtaaaactgccccatagagcttccaaggagcacctggcagattcaaactgctgatcctttggttagcagctgtagcacttaaccactacaccaccagtgtttctgagcacaattaagtgttctggaattcccattctttccaatgttatccaaaatttgttatgatccactcagctGAATGCTTtttaatagtcaataaaacacaggtaaacatctttttggtattctctgcttttagccaagatctacCAGACATCAGCAATGCCATCCCTCCTTcctgtgattttctttcttttttttaatcaggaatttttaaaaaatatttatttaaccatactttatgaaaaaaaaaagaaagaaagggaacatATGTCTGTGTACTCAAGTCTAGTACACAAAGCACATTTATCTTGTACATCAGAGTCATTACACATGGTTGTCAACCCAATGGATCAGAATCAAGTCATACAGAAATATAATAGTATATGTCTCCTGTGTGTCATTTCCCCTTTCACAAGTGATGAAACTTACCATTGTACTGGTTGGAGTAGTGCTTATGTAGGTCATCTAAAGAGTTAGTTTTTCCTACTCTTTGGTCTCCCATTTTAATGGTCCAGATCATTTTTGATTATTATATCCTGATTCTTCTATCCCTTCAATTCCTTCCATTGCCTGTATAATGCCTTATTCAAATTTTATCtctctgttttatattttcagtcttttctaaTACCCAGTGTTGACTGTCTAATATTTTTCTCTACATTTAATTAATTGATATACAAAAATGGAAGCACTGAGGCCAGAAGCTGAGCTGAAGTTAAtgtaatagtggttaagagtttcaaCTTATATTTACATTCCTACCCATTACTGTTCACAGGATTCTGGATGTGATAATAGCACCTACTTCAAGGGGTTAATGTGGGGATGAAATGAATGATGTATGAAAAGTACTTGGTACTGTTCCTGACAGTACACAATAAATgttgtaattataaaaaaaaaaaaaaagtctttgctaTTATGTGGTAGTAAAGatggaataataataattctcAAATGCTGTCAGgtggatatttttatttatttattatttttattttttttattgtgcttcagatgaagttttatggagcaaattagtttctcattaagcaattaatacacatattgtttagtgacattagttgcctactgcatgacatgtcaacactctccccttctcaaccttgggctccccattatcagctttcctgtcccctcctgctttctttaacttgcccctgggttggtgtgcccatttagtcttgttttgctttacagccctgtctaatctttggctgaagagtaaacctcaagagtgacttcggtccgagttaaaagggtgtccggaagCCATACTCtgaaggtttctccagt
The window above is part of the Elephas maximus indicus isolate mEleMax1 chromosome 2, mEleMax1 primary haplotype, whole genome shotgun sequence genome. Proteins encoded here:
- the LOC126068287 gene encoding olfactory receptor 2T33-like, producing MENANDTTGVNFILLGLFSDTQIHLFLFAMVLIIFITSLMGNALMIILIHVDPRLHTPMYFLLSQLSLTDMMLVSTIVPKMAANYLTGTRSISPTGCGAQIFLFLTLGGGECFLLAAMSYDRYVAICHPLCYSILMSQRLCLLMTAGSWLLGGVDGLMQAGATLSFPYCHSREINHFFCEAPSLVRLACADTTIFEFFMYVCCILMLLIPLSLILASYSLILAAVLRMQSAAAQKKAFTTCSSHLAVVGLFYGTLMFIYMRPKSYRSVGHDKVVSAFYTIFTPVLNPLIYSVRNKEVKGALRRWLEKHFMRY